One genomic segment of Bacteroides caccae includes these proteins:
- a CDS encoding DUF5723 family protein: protein MATNKLLSSTKLIGVFFIMLVCALPANAQFLRTSYFMEGTHYRQQLNPALTPTKGYFNLPVVGAVNATVGSTSLGYQDIIDIIDDGDDFYTKPDFMNRLKDNNKLNVNFSTEILSAGWYKGKNFWSFNIGLRTDIGANLTKSMFTFLNEMETVEENWRNSNYDISGQQLNINAYTEIGLGLSRQINSRLTVGARVKALLGIGNMELKLKNVAMSANLPSDAEIAKWSDGNYWSGLSQQEAIKQATELKTKFDNYHANLNVGAELKSSFKGLELQEEEGKDYVTDFEFDSGKLGIAGYGFGIDLGASYKILDNLTVSASILDLGFISWSKSSTKIASANPDPIDIKGSTYAAMVDPANPETSVMNAVKQLQDDTQGYMDRVTNGDVLDYDMLQLEVGDAKESRKSRLASTLVLGAEYGFFNNKLAVGVLSTTRFVQPDALTELTFSANYRPKSWFNVALSYSAIQSAGKSFGLGLKLGPLFLGTDYMFLGKNSNTVNGFVGVSIPLGGRKSKQG, encoded by the coding sequence ATGGCAACGAACAAGCTACTAAGCTCTACTAAGCTCATTGGGGTATTTTTCATTATGTTAGTTTGTGCACTTCCTGCAAATGCACAGTTCTTGCGTACTTCTTATTTTATGGAAGGTACGCATTATCGTCAACAGCTGAATCCGGCTTTGACACCGACTAAAGGTTACTTCAATCTTCCGGTGGTTGGTGCAGTTAATGCAACCGTGGGGTCTACTTCATTAGGATATCAGGATATTATTGATATTATTGATGACGGAGATGATTTCTATACGAAACCGGATTTCATGAACCGGCTGAAAGATAACAATAAGTTGAATGTGAACTTTAGTACGGAAATCCTTTCTGCCGGTTGGTACAAAGGAAAGAACTTCTGGTCGTTCAACATTGGCCTTCGTACCGATATTGGTGCGAACTTGACTAAATCTATGTTTACTTTCCTGAATGAGATGGAGACTGTTGAAGAAAACTGGAGAAACAGTAACTATGATATCAGTGGTCAGCAATTGAATATCAATGCTTATACTGAAATTGGTTTAGGACTCTCACGTCAGATTAATAGTCGTTTGACAGTCGGTGCCAGAGTGAAAGCTTTGTTGGGTATCGGTAATATGGAGTTAAAACTCAAAAATGTGGCAATGAGTGCTAATCTGCCCAGTGATGCAGAGATTGCAAAGTGGTCAGATGGAAATTATTGGAGTGGCTTAAGCCAACAAGAAGCTATTAAACAAGCTACTGAATTGAAAACAAAATTTGATAATTACCATGCAAATTTGAATGTTGGTGCAGAATTGAAGAGTTCTTTCAAAGGTTTGGAATTACAAGAAGAAGAGGGTAAGGATTATGTAACAGACTTCGAATTTGATAGTGGCAAATTGGGTATCGCTGGTTACGGTTTTGGTATTGATTTGGGTGCTTCTTATAAAATATTGGATAATCTGACTGTATCTGCATCTATTCTTGACTTAGGTTTTATCTCTTGGTCAAAATCAAGTACGAAGATTGCGTCAGCCAATCCGGATCCTATTGATATTAAAGGAAGTACTTATGCAGCAATGGTCGATCCCGCTAATCCTGAAACATCTGTGATGAATGCAGTAAAGCAGTTGCAGGATGATACTCAAGGGTATATGGATCGTGTAACTAACGGTGATGTGCTCGACTATGATATGTTGCAACTCGAAGTAGGTGATGCAAAAGAATCTCGTAAGTCCCGTCTGGCTTCTACATTGGTGTTGGGTGCAGAATACGGTTTCTTCAATAATAAATTAGCTGTTGGTGTATTGTCTACCACTCGTTTTGTACAACCTGACGCTCTTACAGAGTTGACATTCTCTGCAAATTATCGTCCGAAAAGCTGGTTTAACGTTGCACTTAGCTATTCTGCCATTCAGTCAGCAGGAAAATCTTTCGGTCTTGGTCTGAAATTAGGGCCGTTGTTCCTCGGAACCGACTATATGTTCTTAGGAAAGAACTCTAACACTGTTAATGGATTTGTTGGAGTTTCTATTCCGTTGGGTGGAAGAAAAAGTAAACAAGGATAA
- a CDS encoding magnesium transporter CorA family protein, whose amino-acid sequence MRTYLYCEAGFVEKAQWLPNSWVNVVCPNNDDFEFLTKTLNVPESFLDDIADTDERPRTDTEDNWLLTILRIPVQNKQNGSLPFATVPIGIITNNEIIVSVCYHNTDLLPDFIEHTRRKGIVVRNKLDLILRLIYSSAVWFLKYLKQINIDISAAEKELERSIRNEDLLRLMRLQKTLVYFNTSIRGNEVMIGKLKTIFQDTDFLDKELVEDVIIELKQALNTVNIYSDILTGTMDAFASIISNNVNTIMKRMTSLSIVLMLPTLIASFYGMNVDIHLEEVPFAFSLIVLFSIGLSTLAFVIFRKIKWF is encoded by the coding sequence ATGAGAACGTATCTTTATTGTGAGGCCGGCTTTGTGGAAAAAGCACAATGGCTTCCTAATAGCTGGGTAAACGTAGTATGCCCGAACAATGATGACTTTGAATTTCTGACTAAAACACTCAACGTACCCGAATCATTTCTTGATGACATAGCCGACACGGATGAACGTCCGCGTACGGATACGGAAGATAACTGGCTGTTAACGATCCTGCGTATCCCTGTGCAAAACAAGCAGAACGGAAGCCTGCCTTTCGCCACTGTACCTATCGGCATAATCACAAACAACGAGATTATAGTATCCGTATGTTACCATAACACCGATTTACTACCGGATTTCATCGAACATACCCGTAGGAAAGGTATTGTAGTCCGTAATAAACTCGATCTGATTCTCCGGTTGATTTACTCTTCCGCCGTATGGTTCCTGAAATATCTAAAACAAATCAATATAGATATCAGTGCAGCAGAGAAGGAGTTGGAACGCAGCATCCGTAATGAAGACCTGCTCCGTCTGATGAGATTGCAGAAAACCTTGGTTTACTTCAACACCTCCATTCGTGGCAATGAAGTGATGATAGGTAAACTTAAGACTATTTTCCAGGATACGGATTTTCTGGATAAAGAGTTAGTGGAAGACGTTATCATCGAATTGAAACAAGCACTCAATACGGTGAACATTTACAGCGACATTCTCACTGGGACAATGGACGCCTTCGCCTCCATTATCTCAAACAATGTGAACACTATCATGAAACGTATGACCAGCTTGTCTATCGTCTTAATGCTCCCTACATTGATTGCCAGTTTTTATGGCATGAACGTAGATATTCATCTGGAAGAAGTGCCCTTTGCTTTTTCTTTGATTGTACTCTTCTCTATCGGATTGTCCACGCTGGCGTTTGTGATATTCAGAAAGATCAAATGGTTCTAA
- a CDS encoding TlpA family protein disulfide reductase, whose protein sequence is MKATLFCILLVLSGILSAQTIDNPPFKARSGSISNITRIERTPESTRVYIHAIFRPHWWIKEKGTSYLEDATTGKKYKFKGAEGIEINKEVYMPDSGEKDYVLIFEPLPEETQTIHLLSPTNYEGNTYDISLIPQKGKNTPPLAAVKGNWFKTDGSGQWEYGIYDSITIMNNRIYTNESIRKKGKRIEMTVKDKQNGTIRTLLITPQKSGNCIIKTDQTNELSYTRQKAAISTIEPDNGFQQFFRKDTACLQGYIDGYDPRLGFETGLVYLSNELTREDYPTVVQIDKDGSFTCKFVIHHPVEQSLTLNNNWIPFYIEPGQTLTMYIDWEAIMARSRARDHYFPINNIAYMGPTAPFSYILSDFSKSIPYRYEDLSKSQKTLTPNQYKEHMRPIIAQWKHIADSVCRVYHPSLKAVCLIKNKVKLQTGNAFFDFAMSRDYYAKQDTANQALKVKEDDSYYDFLKEMPLDDKTILADEKADVFTNRFEFMAPLRKAYSDEVEGSVEIPFTYPEKPLLTFLKEKGVKLNAEQEAIRQKQEKLAGQEIKITLAELQEDDRKTSALFKQEEKLVKEYMDYINKQKPSQKEKSQQEEDRASIAMEQKYEEKKNAIIARLCNTPNPLLWQIAKVRRLTYDLQNIKTKTIAREYIDSLKQEFTAPFLVAETEQLFENAYPSEDAKSYQLPEGKATDIFRNIIKNHPGKVLFVDFWATSCGPCRSGIEATADLRKKYKDHPEFQFIYITGERESPAGAYKQYVEKHLKGEASYYVTGTEYNYLRQLFHFNGIPHYELVEKDGSISNEKLSSYSIGQYLKKRFGTSEPSETEQHAE, encoded by the coding sequence ATGAAAGCAACCTTATTCTGCATTTTACTTGTATTATCAGGCATACTAAGTGCACAAACAATCGACAATCCTCCTTTCAAAGCCCGTTCGGGAAGTATCTCCAACATTACCCGCATAGAACGTACTCCAGAAAGTACACGAGTATACATACATGCTATTTTTCGTCCGCACTGGTGGATTAAAGAAAAAGGAACAAGTTACCTGGAAGATGCAACCACCGGAAAGAAATATAAGTTTAAAGGTGCAGAAGGTATCGAAATCAATAAAGAAGTATATATGCCTGATTCCGGTGAAAAAGACTACGTGCTTATTTTCGAACCCCTGCCTGAAGAAACTCAAACGATCCACCTTCTCAGCCCGACTAATTATGAAGGGAATACATACGATATTTCCTTGATTCCGCAGAAAGGAAAGAATACTCCTCCACTAGCTGCCGTCAAGGGTAACTGGTTCAAGACAGACGGCTCCGGTCAGTGGGAATACGGAATTTACGATTCAATCACGATCATGAATAATCGGATATACACCAATGAAAGTATCCGCAAGAAAGGGAAACGAATTGAGATGACCGTTAAAGACAAACAAAATGGGACTATCCGTACATTGTTGATAACCCCGCAAAAGAGTGGCAACTGTATTATAAAAACAGACCAAACAAATGAATTATCGTATACCCGCCAAAAGGCTGCCATAAGCACAATAGAGCCGGACAATGGTTTTCAACAGTTCTTCCGTAAAGATACCGCCTGTCTGCAAGGATATATCGATGGCTACGACCCGCGTTTGGGATTCGAGACAGGACTTGTTTATCTATCAAATGAACTCACCCGTGAAGATTATCCTACTGTTGTGCAAATTGATAAAGACGGAAGTTTTACATGCAAGTTCGTTATTCATCATCCGGTAGAGCAATCATTAACCCTCAACAATAACTGGATTCCATTCTATATTGAGCCTGGACAAACTCTCACCATGTACATTGACTGGGAAGCAATCATGGCTCGAAGCCGTGCACGCGATCATTATTTTCCGATTAACAATATAGCATATATGGGACCGACAGCTCCCTTCTCCTATATACTATCCGATTTTAGCAAGTCTATTCCTTATCGGTACGAAGATTTATCCAAATCACAAAAGACACTTACTCCCAACCAATACAAGGAACACATGAGACCTATCATCGCACAATGGAAACATATTGCCGATTCCGTATGCCGGGTCTACCACCCCTCCCTGAAGGCAGTTTGCCTGATTAAAAACAAGGTAAAACTGCAAACAGGAAATGCATTCTTCGATTTTGCAATGAGCAGGGATTATTATGCCAAACAAGATACGGCCAATCAAGCCTTGAAAGTAAAGGAAGATGATTCGTATTACGATTTCCTAAAAGAGATGCCACTTGACGATAAAACAATTCTCGCAGATGAGAAAGCGGACGTCTTCACCAATCGCTTTGAATTTATGGCTCCCCTCCGAAAAGCTTATTCGGACGAAGTCGAAGGATCGGTGGAGATTCCTTTTACTTACCCAGAAAAACCTCTCTTGACATTCCTGAAAGAAAAAGGAGTGAAACTTAATGCTGAACAAGAAGCGATAAGGCAAAAACAGGAAAAACTTGCCGGACAAGAAATAAAAATAACGCTTGCAGAACTTCAAGAAGATGACAGGAAGACCAGTGCTCTATTTAAACAAGAAGAAAAACTGGTAAAAGAATACATGGACTATATCAATAAACAGAAACCTTCTCAAAAAGAAAAGTCACAGCAAGAAGAAGATAGGGCCAGCATAGCAATGGAACAGAAATATGAAGAGAAGAAAAATGCCATTATCGCCCGGCTATGCAATACTCCCAATCCTCTGCTCTGGCAAATAGCCAAAGTACGCCGTCTCACTTATGACCTACAAAATATAAAAACAAAAACAATTGCCCGTGAATATATAGACAGCCTCAAGCAAGAATTTACTGCCCCCTTCTTAGTTGCCGAAACTGAACAATTGTTTGAAAATGCTTATCCTTCGGAAGATGCTAAATCATACCAACTCCCGGAAGGCAAAGCAACCGACATTTTCCGCAATATCATCAAGAATCATCCGGGCAAAGTACTCTTTGTTGACTTTTGGGCCACTAGCTGCGGGCCTTGCCGTAGCGGAATAGAAGCAACAGCAGACTTACGCAAGAAGTACAAAGATCATCCGGAGTTCCAGTTTATTTATATCACCGGAGAAAGAGAATCTCCGGCAGGAGCTTACAAACAATATGTCGAAAAGCATCTGAAAGGAGAAGCAAGTTATTATGTCACCGGAACGGAATATAATTACCTCCGCCAACTTTTCCATTTCAACGGCATTCCTCATTACGAACTCGTAGAGAAAGACGGCAGTATCTCCAATGAAAAATTAAGTAGTTACAGCATCGGACAATATCTGAAGAAACGTTTCGGTACTTCCGAACCTTCGGAAACAGAGCAGCACGCAGAGTAA
- the gpmI gene encoding 2,3-bisphosphoglycerate-independent phosphoglycerate mutase → MSKKALLMILDGWGLGDQKKDDVIFNTPTPYWDYLMNTYPHSQLQASGENVGLPDGQMGNSEVGHLNIGAGRVVYQDLVKINRACADNSILKNPEIVAAFSYAKENGKNVHFMGLTSNGGVHSSLVHLFKLCDIAKEYNIDNTFIHCFMDGRDTDPKSGKGFIEELSAHCEKSAGKIASIIGRYYAMDRDKRWERVKEAYDLLVKGEGKKAADMVQAMQESYDEGVTDEFIKPIVNANFDGTIKEGDVVIFFNYRNDRAKELTVVLTQQDMPEAGMRTIPGLQYYCMTPYDASFKGVHILFDKENVSNTLGEYLAAKGLNQLHIAETEKYAHVTFFFNGGRETPYDNEDRILVPSPKVATYDLKPEMSAYEVKDKLVAAINENKYDFIVVNFANGDMVGHTGIYEAIEKAVVAVDACVKDVIEAAKARDYEAIIIADHGNADHALNEDGTPNTAHSLNPVPCVYVTENKAAKVEDGRLADVAPTILKIMGLEAPAEMNGNVLIK, encoded by the coding sequence ATGAGTAAGAAAGCCCTTTTAATGATCCTCGACGGTTGGGGATTAGGCGACCAAAAGAAAGACGACGTAATCTTCAACACTCCCACTCCTTATTGGGATTATCTGATGAATACTTACCCTCATTCCCAGCTTCAGGCAAGCGGTGAAAACGTAGGTTTGCCCGACGGACAAATGGGTAACTCGGAAGTCGGTCACTTGAATATCGGTGCCGGACGTGTGGTTTATCAGGATTTAGTAAAAATCAACCGTGCTTGCGCTGATAATAGTATTCTGAAGAATCCTGAGATTGTCGCTGCTTTTTCTTATGCAAAAGAAAATGGAAAGAATGTTCACTTTATGGGGCTGACTTCTAACGGTGGCGTACATAGCTCACTCGTTCATCTCTTCAAACTTTGCGACATCGCTAAAGAATATAATATCGACAATACATTCATCCACTGCTTTATGGACGGTCGTGATACTGATCCGAAGAGCGGTAAAGGTTTTATCGAGGAACTATCTGCGCACTGTGAAAAGTCAGCAGGAAAGATTGCTTCAATCATCGGCCGTTATTATGCTATGGACCGTGACAAACGTTGGGAACGTGTGAAAGAAGCCTATGATTTGTTAGTAAAAGGTGAAGGTAAGAAAGCTGCCGATATGGTTCAGGCAATGCAGGAATCTTATGATGAAGGCGTGACAGACGAATTTATCAAACCGATTGTAAATGCTAATTTCGACGGAACAATCAAAGAAGGAGATGTAGTAATCTTCTTCAACTACCGTAACGACCGTGCGAAAGAGTTGACAGTAGTATTGACTCAACAAGATATGCCGGAAGCTGGTATGCGTACAATCCCGGGACTGCAATATTACTGTATGACTCCGTATGACGCTTCTTTCAAAGGTGTACACATCTTATTCGATAAAGAAAACGTTTCTAATACGTTGGGTGAATACCTTGCTGCTAAGGGACTGAATCAACTCCATATTGCAGAAACAGAAAAGTATGCTCACGTAACATTCTTCTTCAACGGTGGCCGTGAAACTCCGTACGATAACGAAGACCGTATTCTTGTTCCGTCTCCGAAAGTTGCTACTTACGACTTGAAGCCGGAAATGAGCGCTTACGAAGTAAAAGACAAACTGGTGGCTGCTATCAATGAAAACAAATATGACTTCATCGTAGTAAACTTTGCTAACGGTGATATGGTAGGTCATACCGGCATTTACGAAGCAATCGAAAAAGCTGTTGTTGCTGTTGATGCTTGTGTGAAAGATGTAATCGAAGCCGCTAAAGCACGGGATTACGAAGCAATCATTATCGCTGACCATGGTAATGCTGACCATGCTTTGAATGAAGACGGTACTCCGAATACTGCCCACTCTTTGAATCCGGTTCCTTGTGTTTACGTAACAGAAAACAAAGCTGCGAAAGTAGAAGATGGCCGTCTGGCAGACGTTGCTCCAACTATCCTGAAGATTATGGGACTGGAAGCTCCGGCTGAAATGAACGGGAATGTTTTGATTAAGTAA
- a CDS encoding DUF3109 family protein yields MIQINDVVVSLDVLQEKFLCNLDACKGECCIEGDAGAPVELDEVMKLEEVLPVIWDELAPEARAVIEKQGVVYTDQEGDLVTSIVNNKDCVFTCYDEKGCCYCAIEKAFREGKTDFYKPISCHLYPIRIGDYGPYKAVNYHRWDVCKAAVLLGKKENVPVYKFLKEPLIRKFGEEWYKELEAVAEELKKQHFI; encoded by the coding sequence ATGATTCAGATTAATGATGTAGTTGTATCGCTTGATGTACTTCAGGAGAAATTTCTTTGTAACTTGGATGCCTGTAAAGGTGAATGTTGCATTGAGGGAGATGCCGGAGCACCGGTAGAATTGGATGAAGTGATGAAACTGGAGGAAGTGTTGCCGGTTATCTGGGATGAACTGGCTCCGGAAGCGCGTGCGGTGATAGAAAAGCAGGGGGTGGTATATACTGACCAGGAAGGAGACTTGGTAACTTCTATTGTAAATAACAAAGACTGTGTCTTTACTTGTTATGACGAGAAAGGATGTTGCTACTGTGCTATTGAAAAAGCTTTCCGGGAAGGAAAAACAGATTTCTATAAACCGATATCATGTCATCTTTATCCTATTCGCATTGGAGATTACGGACCTTATAAAGCGGTGAATTATCATCGTTGGGATGTATGCAAGGCTGCGGTTCTGTTAGGAAAAAAAGAGAATGTCCCTGTCTATAAATTTCTGAAAGAACCTTTGATTCGTAAATTCGGTGAAGAATGGTACAAAGAACTTGAAGCTGTTGCCGAAGAATTGAAAAAGCAACATTTTATCTAA
- the gyrB gene encoding DNA topoisomerase (ATP-hydrolyzing) subunit B: MSEEQITPNNGSYSADSIQVLEGLEAVRKRPAMYIGDISIKGLHHLVYEIVDNSIDEALAGYCDHIEVTINEDNSITVQDNGRGIPVDYHEKEKKSALEVAMTVLHAGGKFDKGSYKVSGGLHGVGMSCVNALSTHMTTQVFRNGKIYQQEYEIGKPLYSVKEVGTADITGTRQQFWPDDTIFTETVYDYKILASRLRELAYLNAGLRITLTDRRVVNEDGSFKSEQFYSEEGLREFVRFIESSREHLINDVIYLNSEKQGIPIEVAIMYNTGFSENVHSYVNNINTIEGGTHLAGFRRALTRTLKKYAEDSKMLEKVKVEISGDDFREGLTAVISVKVAEPQFEGQTKTKLGNNEVMGAVDQAVGEVLSYYLEEHPKEAKTIVDKVILAATARHAARKAREMVQRKSPMSGGGLPGKLADCSDKDPSKCELFLVEGDSAGGTAKQGRNRMFQAILPLRGKILNVEKAMYHKALESDEIRNIYTALGVTIGTEDDSKEANIEKLRYHKIIIMTDADVDGSHIDTLIMTFFFRYMPQIIQNGYLYIATPPLYLCKKGKVEEYCWTDAQRQKFIDTYGGGSENAIHTQRYKGLGEMNAQQLWETTMDPENRMLKQVNIDNAAEADYIFSMLMGEDVGPRREFIEENATYANIDT, encoded by the coding sequence ATGAGCGAAGAACAAATCACTCCCAATAACGGGTCTTATTCTGCGGATAGTATCCAAGTATTGGAAGGTCTTGAAGCAGTGAGAAAACGCCCTGCGATGTACATCGGTGACATCAGTATAAAGGGACTTCACCATTTGGTATACGAAATCGTTGACAACTCTATCGACGAAGCTTTGGCCGGCTATTGCGACCATATCGAAGTAACGATCAACGAAGACAATTCAATCACAGTACAGGACAACGGACGCGGTATTCCGGTCGACTATCATGAAAAAGAAAAGAAGTCGGCACTGGAAGTAGCAATGACCGTCCTACACGCCGGAGGTAAATTCGACAAAGGTTCCTATAAAGTATCCGGAGGTTTGCACGGTGTAGGTATGTCTTGTGTAAACGCGCTGTCTACTCACATGACTACGCAAGTATTCCGCAACGGTAAGATCTACCAGCAGGAATATGAAATAGGCAAACCGCTATATTCGGTAAAGGAAGTCGGTACTGCCGACATTACGGGAACCCGCCAGCAGTTTTGGCCGGATGATACCATTTTTACAGAAACGGTATATGATTACAAGATCTTGGCTTCACGACTACGCGAGCTGGCTTACTTGAACGCCGGCCTGCGTATCACGCTGACAGATCGCCGGGTAGTGAATGAGGACGGTAGCTTCAAAAGTGAACAGTTCTATTCGGAAGAAGGACTGAGAGAATTTGTACGTTTCATCGAGTCTTCACGCGAACACTTGATTAATGACGTGATTTACCTGAACTCCGAAAAACAGGGAATCCCCATTGAAGTAGCAATCATGTACAATACAGGGTTCTCGGAAAACGTTCACTCTTACGTTAATAATATCAATACGATTGAAGGTGGTACGCACCTCGCCGGTTTCCGCCGTGCACTGACCCGTACACTGAAAAAATATGCCGAAGACAGCAAGATGTTGGAAAAGGTAAAAGTAGAAATCTCGGGAGACGACTTCCGCGAAGGTCTAACTGCTGTTATTTCCGTAAAAGTAGCTGAACCTCAGTTTGAGGGACAAACGAAAACGAAGTTGGGTAACAACGAAGTCATGGGTGCCGTAGACCAGGCCGTAGGTGAAGTTTTGTCATACTACCTGGAAGAACATCCGAAGGAAGCAAAAACGATTGTAGACAAAGTGATCCTGGCTGCTACAGCACGCCACGCAGCAAGAAAAGCCCGTGAAATGGTACAACGTAAATCTCCGATGTCCGGTGGTGGTTTGCCGGGTAAGCTGGCAGACTGTTCGGATAAAGATCCGTCAAAATGCGAGTTATTCCTCGTCGAGGGTGATTCGGCAGGTGGTACCGCCAAGCAAGGACGTAACCGTATGTTCCAGGCAATCCTTCCGCTTCGCGGTAAGATTCTGAATGTTGAGAAAGCGATGTATCACAAAGCGCTGGAAAGTGACGAAATCCGTAACATCTATACCGCATTGGGTGTCACTATCGGAACCGAGGATGACAGTAAAGAGGCCAATATTGAAAAACTGCGTTACCACAAGATTATCATCATGACCGATGCCGATGTCGATGGTTCTCACATCGACACACTGATTATGACGTTCTTCTTCCGCTATATGCCGCAGATCATTCAAAACGGTTATCTGTACATCGCTACTCCCCCGCTCTATCTCTGCAAAAAGGGTAAAGTAGAAGAATATTGCTGGACAGATGCACAACGCCAGAAGTTTATTGATACTTACGGCGGCGGTTCGGAAAATGCAATCCATACACAACGTTACAAAGGTTTGGGTGAAATGAATGCCCAACAGTTGTGGGAAACAACTATGGACCCTGAAAACCGTATGCTGAAACAAGTGAATATCGATAACGCTGCAGAAGCTGACTACATCTTCTCTATGTTAATGGGTGAAGACGTAGGACCACGCCGAGAGTTTATTGAAGAAAACGCAACGTATGCGAATATCGATACATAA
- the rpsT gene encoding 30S ribosomal protein S20: protein MANHKSSLKRIRQEETRRLHNRYYGKTMRNAVRKLRATTDKAEAVAMYPGITKMLDKLAKVNIIHKNKANNLKSKLALYINKLA, encoded by the coding sequence ATGGCAAATCATAAATCATCACTGAAAAGAATCAGACAAGAAGAGACTAGAAGACTTCATAACAGATACTATGGTAAGACCATGAGAAATGCTGTTAGAAAGCTTCGCGCAACTACAGACAAAGCTGAAGCAGTTGCAATGTATCCGGGCATTACAAAGATGTTGGATAAGTTGGCTAAAGTGAACATTATTCACAAAAATAAAGCTAACAATCTGAAATCTAAGCTCGCTCTTTATATCAACAAGCTCGCTTAA
- a CDS encoding RNA polymerase sigma factor — translation MNDNKEFIDMLLQNKRIIYKICFMYARDNDDINDLYQDVVLSLWKSFRNFKGHSSVSTWIYRITLNTCITNLRKKKNYDYVPLKQDIDILDDCEHDECMKHLYQLIHQLDNVDKMYIMLWLDEKSYDEIAEIVGVGRNNVAIRIHRIKEKLKKMSNR, via the coding sequence ATGAATGACAATAAAGAATTTATAGATATGCTATTGCAGAACAAACGTATCATTTATAAGATATGTTTTATGTATGCGAGGGACAATGATGATATTAATGATTTGTATCAGGATGTCGTTCTTAGTTTGTGGAAGAGCTTTCGGAACTTTAAAGGTCATAGTAGCGTGAGCACATGGATATATCGGATTACACTCAACACTTGCATCACAAACCTGCGGAAAAAGAAGAATTATGATTATGTACCATTGAAACAAGACATAGATATACTGGATGATTGCGAACATGACGAATGCATGAAACATCTGTATCAGCTTATACATCAATTAGATAATGTAGATAAGATGTATATTATGCTTTGGTTGGATGAAAAAAGTTATGATGAAATAGCGGAAATAGTAGGAGTGGGTCGCAATAATGTGGCCATCCGTATTCATCGTATTAAAGAGAAACTGAAAAAGATGTCGAACCGATAA
- a CDS encoding preprotein translocase subunit SecD family protein: MRTILFISFLLLLWCGFSSFESTSVRPNGWYYVIDMEHDSLSADPIVTVKDFARIKLDSVSDSNEDNMAYRILGVLDDSHKTTWAEATEKSIGKHIGFLFNGVILTAPYVNCKIESGKFFIATDKAYDMKLLYQQILQEAGCKSEFGFTDEVGQGESTFTFWLIRGGLIGLLLVIMCFGFLKVRKIKKTVSG; the protein is encoded by the coding sequence ATGAGAACTATTTTATTTATCTCTTTTTTGTTGCTTCTTTGGTGCGGCTTTTCTTCATTTGAGAGTACTTCTGTCCGTCCTAACGGCTGGTATTATGTGATTGATATGGAGCATGACAGTTTGTCGGCAGACCCGATTGTGACAGTGAAAGATTTCGCAAGGATAAAACTGGATTCAGTGTCGGACTCGAACGAGGACAATATGGCTTACCGTATTCTCGGAGTATTGGACGACTCTCATAAAACGACTTGGGCTGAAGCGACGGAAAAGTCAATAGGCAAGCATATCGGATTCTTATTCAATGGTGTCATTCTTACAGCTCCTTATGTGAATTGTAAGATAGAGAGTGGCAAATTCTTTATTGCTACGGATAAGGCCTACGATATGAAACTGCTTTATCAACAGATTCTTCAGGAAGCCGGATGTAAAAGTGAGTTCGGCTTTACAGATGAAGTAGGCCAAGGAGAATCTACATTCACTTTCTGGCTCATAAGAGGGGGGCTCATTGGTTTACTTCTGGTTATTATGTGTTTTGGATTCTTAAAAGTACGGAAGATTAAAAAGACTGTTTCAGGATGA